The segment AGTTTAGTTCAAATTAAGAGATTAGATTATGCTAAGAAAATGATTTCCGAACATATGAAGGATTAATTAAAAAAGTAGAATTAGTGTTATGGCAAAATCTTGTGATCTAACTATTGAGAGTATTTATATCTTAGGATTCTGTAAAAGGGAGATAGCGGATCCGAATATTACAATTTCTAATCTTTACCCGACCGGAGTAATACTTAGCTGGACTGCTGCCACTGATAACGTGGGAGTAGCCAGCTACACAGTATACCGGGACGGCACACTGTTGGGTACTGTAAATGGTACCAGTTATAACGTAACCGATTTGACACCAAACACAAGCTATACCTTCAAAGTTGAGGCAGGTGATATGGCTGGTAATTTCAGCACCAACGGCCCCAGCGTAATGGTGACTACATCATTCTTAGAAGTCGTCAAGCCGTTTAACTGCAATGGTTACAGTTACACGCAAAGCACCAAAACCTTAAAGATCTTCTTCAGCAAACAATCAGCTACCACCAATGAATTTGATGCATATGGGAGCCAGTTTGTAGTTACAAGGCAATATGACAGCTCTAACCCGGCGTTCAGTTACTCCAGAAATACGGGAAGCGGCTACAGTGGTGTTAGTGACAGCAACCTCAACAAGGGCACAACCGTTACCATGACCTTTGATGATGCACTTAGTGCCGATGAGCTTTACGATGTAACAATCAAAGCGGCCACCGTCGCTGACGACGACTTATTGACCCTGGGCAACTATCGGAACAGGAGCGACTTCACCTTTACCTTCAGGACTCCTATTTCGGGGGATACAACCTTCAGTAATACCGTGCCAGTGATCACTTCTACGGTGTTACCTTCAAACGTGGCCTATGAGTCCGACTTCGGTATCATTTTTGACCGGCCAGTTTGCTCCATCAGCGCTGCCACCTTATTGAGTCTGACTGATCCCAATAGCCTGGTGGCAAACTATAAAAAGGGTGGAACAACCGTGGTCTATGACAGCGTCATCGACGCGGGTGCCGTTCCCGGCGCAGAGAACTACAAACCATTTGCTAACACCGCGAACACCTATTTCTTCTTCCCTGAGGCCTCTTCAATTGATGATGATAATACTATCACCTATTGGCGGGATAATTCCACCGGCACCCACAGCTATGCCCTGGACATACCGCCTGTCACCGACATTAGCGGAAATTCCTTTACTCATGCCCAACTCGGCACGATCAGTTTCAGCTCACTTAACAACGACCTCCCCGCCTGGCTGGACAAAAGGCCCACGGTTGATACTCCAACCAGCACCACGCTGACGGTGCACTGGAACGCCAGCGGCATCACCAATTCTAGCGCAATCGAAGCGTATGACGTCTACTATTCCACCAACCAGTGGACGGGCTTTATGAAAATTAATATAAGTGACATCACCGGTACCGCTCCTTTCTCATTCGTGGCCGGGGACACTATGGATAATAGTGCATATGAGCTAAGCCCTTGTACCACTTATTACTTCCGAGTCGTGCCCAAGAATACCACCTACACCCTTGAAGCGGGTTTCTCCGTGGCCGGATCAGGTTTTACGACCTCTTAAAACAATGTGAAATAAGCTGTTATTCTCAGCCCCGGCCGTCAGGCTGGGGTTTTTAAAAGCCTCGGGATTTTTTAATTAAGGAGGCATTTAACCGTTGAACATCTTAAACCTTTCAAACTTTAATGTACAAGGCGTTACAGAAAATGATCTTGATTACTGCATTACGGTGGAGACAGCATCTCCACCGTTTTACTGCCCTCACTGTGGTTCGGTAGTTAAGAATAATCTCACACGTTTTGGGCGAAAAAATCAAATGTTTATGGATCTACCCATGCATGGAAAGCGTGTTGGCATTTTAGTATTACGTCAGCGTTATCGCTGCAACGATTGTAATACAACGTTTTTAGAAGTCCTGCCGGATATGGATGAGAAACGACAGTTAACAAAACGCCTTATTAAATATATAGAAGAACAATCACTTAAACGTACATTCTTGAGTATTTCTGAAGATGTTGGTGTAAATGAAAAAACAGTTAGGAACATTTTCCGAGACTATGTTAATCATCTCGAAAAAACTATACGCTTTGAAACTCCACAGTGGCTTGGTATAGATGAAATTCATATTATTAAACCGCGCTGTGTTATTACCAATATAAAAGAGCAGACAGTTATCAACTTACTACCATCACGTAACAAGGAAACACTTATTCGCTACCTTATGAGCCTTCCAGACCGGGAGAGAATCCAGTATGTTTGTATGGATATGTGGGAGCCATACCGGTCTGCTACAATAGCTGTCCTGCCAAATGCAAAAATAATCGTTGATAAATTTCATATTGTCCGGATGGCCAACCAAAGCCTGGAATATATTCGAAAGAGCGTCAGAGAAAGCTTAACCCCAAACAGCGCCGGATACTGATGCATGACCGGTATATTTTATTAAAAAGGCGCAAGGATCTTACAGGAATGGAGCTTATGAAGCTTGAATCCTGGACACTTAACTATCCGGAACTGGGCATGGCACATGAGTTGAAAGAGTCATTTTATGAGATTTGGGAAATCGAGAACTCTAAAATGGCCAATGAAAAATATCAGGACTGGTTAAAACAGCTTCCTCACACCTTGGGATTGGCTTTTCAGCCACTTGTTACTGCAATAAGTAACTGGCATAAAGAAATATTCGATTATTTTGATCATCCCAGCCGTCTTACTAATGCTTATAC is part of the Pelotomaculum isophthalicicum JI genome and harbors:
- a CDS encoding fibronectin type III domain-containing protein, translated to MAKSCDLTIESIYILGFCKREIADPNITISNLYPTGVILSWTAATDNVGVASYTVYRDGTLLGTVNGTSYNVTDLTPNTSYTFKVEAGDMAGNFSTNGPSVMVTTSFLEVVKPFNCNGYSYTQSTKTLKIFFSKQSATTNEFDAYGSQFVVTRQYDSSNPAFSYSRNTGSGYSGVSDSNLNKGTTVTMTFDDALSADELYDVTIKAATVADDDLLTLGNYRNRSDFTFTFRTPISGDTTFSNTVPVITSTVLPSNVAYESDFGIIFDRPVCSISAATLLSLTDPNSLVANYKKGGTTVVYDSVIDAGAVPGAENYKPFANTANTYFFFPEASSIDDDNTITYWRDNSTGTHSYALDIPPVTDISGNSFTHAQLGTISFSSLNNDLPAWLDKRPTVDTPTSTTLTVHWNASGITNSSAIEAYDVYYSTNQWTGFMKINISDITGTAPFSFVAGDTMDNSAYELSPCTTYYFRVVPKNTTYTLEAGFSVAGSGFTTS